Genomic window (Gemmatimonadota bacterium):
GAAAGAGCAGGTGCGCGGGCTGGCCTACGTCGGCATCGGCCTGACCCTGGTCGCGGCCGTCCTCGTGAACAGCGGCTGAGACAACTTGCAACTAATAAATTACAACCAATAAGGACTATTATAGTGATCCTGTCGGGTAAAATGATTCACGAGCGTATTGGAAAAGACATTTTTATCGAACCATTCGATCCTGCCAGGCTCAATCCGAATAGCTACAATCTCTCACTCGCCGATGAACTCATGTTATACGAGGATGACGTGCTCGATATGAAGAAGCAACACCGCACGCGATCCATTCAGATTCCGGACGATGGGTACGAGTTGCGCCCCCATACGCTTTATCTTGGCCGGACAGCGGAGTTTACCAGGACGGACAAGTACGTTCCCATGCTCGAGGGGCGGTCATCCGTAGGTAGATTGGGGCTGTTTGTACACGTAACCGCTGGTTTCGGCGATGTGGGATTTGCCGGCTACTGGACTTTGGAGATGTTCTGTGTCCGGCCCATCAGGATCTATCCGAACGTGGAAATCTGCCAGGTTTACTATCACACGCTGG
Coding sequences:
- a CDS encoding dCTP deaminase yields the protein MILSGKMIHERIGKDIFIEPFDPARLNPNSYNLSLADELMLYEDDVLDMKKQHRTRSIQIPDDGYELRPHTLYLGRTAEFTRTDKYVPMLEGRSSVGRLGLFVHVTAGFGDVGFAGYWTLEMFCVRPIRIYPNVEICQVYYHTLDGDFETYESGKYQNNTGIQPSRLYLDFLDRK